TCTTAGGCTTCAATGGACGTAGAAATGCAATGATGAGCAAACCTTTAGTTGCTGGGGCAGAAATTTTTATTGGTCTCATTGTGGATGGGGCTCGGGTTTCCGAGAACGGTAGTGCTGTGACCGGTAACGGGAGTTGAGTTGTTACCGTGAATGCTCACAATCGCCGTGATGACCCACACTACAATGATGCAGTGTGAGGGAACGGTTAGAGAAATAACACCAGGATGACAGGAGTTCCTAGACTCTCTGGAGGCCTAATGACCTCTGTTACCACTTTTCTTTTGAAAGCCTTGCCCTTCAGGGCGGGAAAGACATCAATTCCTAATGAATTCTAGCCCATCCTTCGATTAAGAACTTCGTGTGGAAAAGTGTTTATAAAAGAAAAGTTCAGGCTTTGAATCTCTTCATGTAGTCCCTTAAAAGTTCGGGGTTTTCTCTCTTAACGACCTCCATTAGCTCGTCGAATTTTCTCTCCCCTAAGGCCTTCTTTAGGTAATAATATAGGTCAACGGCATCCTCAACTATCCTACTCTGCCTTCTCCCTTCTTCGGCGTAAAGCTCTATTAGCTTTCTGTTTGTGTCAAGGGAGATGTAGAGGGTCTTCTGCTTCTTTTCTTCCTTTAGATCCTTATCCTCCTTCTTTTTCTTCCCGGGCTTTGTGAGGTCATTGAGGGAACCCGAGAAGAGCTTTGGTATCTTCCCCTTTTCATTCGACAATTGAGATCACCTCTTTGGCAAGCTTTTCAAATGCCCTGCTTGCCTTACCATCGGGCTCGTACTCAAATATACTTTTTCCTTCCGCTTGAGCCTTCTCGATTGCTATTGCCTTGGGAATAGTGGGAAGTATTGGAGCATCTGGATATAGTTCCTTAAGCTCCTTTAGCCTCATCTGGGGAACTTTTGTCTGCCTAGTAAACTTATTTGGGACTATACCGAGTAGCCTTAGACTGTCGTTCGTCTCCTCCTTTATCATTGCCATTAAGTTGAACATTAGTTGCATACCTATCACTCCAAAATAGCTGAGCTCGAGCGGAATTAGAACGTAGTCTGAAGCGGTTAGGGAGTTAACCAAAAATATTCCCATGCTTGGAGGGTTGTCGATTATTATATAGTCGTAATCGGGAAATATGGGCTTTAGAGCTTTCTCTAATCTCCTCTCTCTGTTGTACGAGTTAAGGATCTCAATTTCCTTTGCGGACAAGGTCAAATGACTTGGAATTAAGTCAAGATTCTCCTTCACGTTGATTATTACCTCCTCTATTTGGCTTTCTTTAGTCATTAGTGTCCCTATATTTTTGTTCTCATACTCAACTACATCCATCCCAATCAGGGCAAATGTCAGGTTGAATTGTGGATCAATGTCAACAAGAAGGACTCTTCTACCAAGTTTAGCGAGGGCGTGCCCGAGATTTAAGGCAAGTGTAGTTTTGCCTACCCCTCCCTTTTGGTTGGCTATACTGATAACTACCGCCATTAAAGCCCACCTAGAAACTGTGTAAGGATTATGAGTTAAAAAGTTAAAGGCTAAAGCTCGTAGAAGCCCAAATCGCTAAATATCCTTTTTATATAGTCATCTTTCTTTTTACTGAATCTCCTCCCTCTTGGATCTATCTCCGCAAAAATTTCATCAACTTTGCTGTCCACGGCCATGATGTCCTTTGGTGATATTATGTAATCAGAGTCCGTTAATGCATGGACTTCAACTCCCTCCTTGTAACCAAGTATCTGGG
This window of the Pyrococcus kukulkanii genome carries:
- a CDS encoding ParA family protein; this translates as MAVVISIANQKGGVGKTTLALNLGHALAKLGRRVLLVDIDPQFNLTFALIGMDVVEYENKNIGTLMTKESQIEEVIINVKENLDLIPSHLTLSAKEIEILNSYNRERRLEKALKPIFPDYDYIIIDNPPSMGIFLVNSLTASDYVLIPLELSYFGVIGMQLMFNLMAMIKEETNDSLRLLGIVPNKFTRQTKVPQMRLKELKELYPDAPILPTIPKAIAIEKAQAEGKSIFEYEPDGKASRAFEKLAKEVISIVE
- a CDS encoding CopG family transcriptional regulator, producing MSNEKGKIPKLFSGSLNDLTKPGKKKKEDKDLKEEKKQKTLYISLDTNRKLIELYAEEGRRQSRIVEDAVDLYYYLKKALGERKFDELMEVVKRENPELLRDYMKRFKA